The uncultured Bacteroides sp. DNA segment ATCTAGAAAACCATTCTGATTTTCGTCCGTTCTCAATATACGAAGGACTCGTATGCCAGACACATTCACCTCTGCCAACTCATTCGAGAAATTCAGTTCAGCGTTTTTCCAATCTCCCTGCAACCAGGAATAATAAATACCGGCGAGCATCGCCATCATAAAAAAGGAAAGTGTCCCGATAATAATATAAGTTGTACGTTTCATAATTTGTTCCCTATATTTTGTTTCTTAATAAATTCGACAAACATCGCCCTAATCTCATCGATAGATATATCAAGTGTATGTAGTTGCTTAAAGAAATAGGCGACTTCTTCTTTTAAAAATGCGTCCCGGCGTAGAGACAAAATAAGCTCTCTCGCACCTGAAGCCACAAAATAGCCAATACCACGCTTATTGTAAATGATGCTCTGAAGCTGGAGATAATCAAATGAACGCATAACCGTATTGGCATTTACCTCTACGATAGTCGCATATTCGCGCACTGAGGGGATACGCTCCTCCTCCTTATATTGCAACAGAAGTATTTCATCACAAATTCGTTCTGCTATTTGCAAATAAATTGCTTTACTTTCTTTGAAGTTCATGATTACATTCTATTAATAATTTCAGCTTCTTTGAAACGGAAGTAAGCTAGCGTCCAATTAAACAAGGCCAAGCAAGCTAGACAAACAGAAGCAGCAGAAGTAATCGTCTCTTCTGATAAGTCCAGAGCAAAGTTAAAGCTGTGAGAATCCCCTAGAAATAATTTAGCAAAACCTACGCCTAGTAAAGAGTATGTAATAACTAAAAAAAGACCTGCTACAAAAGTTTTTAAGTAAGCATTCTTAGGCCATATAGAGCTCCCCAGAACAAAACACGACTGAAGGAATAGATATCCTGATATAAACAAAAGGAATTGAGCCACCGAATGAAAAATGTTAAAATACGCACCATTGTTAGTAAACAGATATTTTAGCTCTACAGCTCTGACTGTATCAATTTCAGGAAATGAAAGCATGCAAATAAGCACTCTTGTATAATCTGCTAACAGAAACGCAATTAAGAAAACGAGCATAAAAACAACAGTAAACACAACCCATCTAGAAAAGAATTTCTCAAACGAAGTGGCCGGAGTCATCAAGGCTGATAAGCGGCTAGTTTTTGTTTTCATCTTTTCCATTATAAACGATGCACTCAAGCAAGCAAATATAAAGCCAAACCAAACAAAAGCAATTAGTGAAGAATCTTGAATGGCATGAGCAGCCATCTGTGAAGTCGAACTCGAGGAGTAAGTATTATAACCTATGAACGAAAGAACGACTGCCATAGCACCGTACATCAACGCCACACGTAGCAGATTGACTTTCCAACTTTCAACCATTTCTTTACGGCAAAGTGTCATAAAACGGTGCATATCAAAAAATGTATCTTTTAGCATAATCTATTTTCGTTTATTTATGAAACAATCCGGTTATTACGTCAGTGGAAGCCAACGTAGCATTAAAGAGTAATTCAAGGTTAATCTCAGATTCCACTCCATCTACATTCGGTAAAATCATACTATTCCCTTGAATAGTGGGAGAAGCATATATGGCTTGTTCAGCTAATTCACGATTATCATTCTCCTGAAACAACAAGTTTTGAGAAATATCCGCCATTGATGCATTCAATAATATACGAGTATTGTCCATGATCAAAACATGATCTAATATCGTATCAACATCCCTCACTTGGTGGGTTGAAATAAGAATCATCTTTTCATCAGACATCCCGGAAGCAATAAACTTACGAAACTGGCTCTTTCCCGGAATGTCCAATCCATTGGTTGGTTCGTCCATCACTAGCAAAGAAGTATTGGTTGCCAAAGCAAAACTCATAAATACTTTCTTTTTCTGTCCCATAGACAGTGCGCCAAGATTAACATCTAGACTCATCTCAAAGCAATTTAAATACTTCACCATATCTTCTTTACTGAAGAGCGGATAAAGAGGACCATTCAATTCAATAAAACTAATTAGAGAAACAGATGGGAGTTCAAATTCTTCAGGTATCAAAAACATATCTTGCAAAGTAATTGGCAAGCGTCTGCGTACATCCGTCTTATGAAACATCACTTGTCCCCTTTTAGGCGTAAGCAAACCTGCCATCAGATAGAGAAGAGTAGATTTCCCCACTCCGTTTTTCCCCAGCAATCCGTAAACCTTCCCTTTCTCTAAAGCCAAAGAGAAATTACGAATAACCTCATGCTTAGATTTACGATAAGAAAATGTAAGATTCTCAATTGTAACCATATTATTATAAATTAAAGAGTATGCATAGGATGAACAGTTGTCGACATAGCGTATTAGACAACTAGTACACTGCAAATGTATGTATACTATTTCAATAATGCAACAGATAAGAAAAAAATATCCACTAGAAATAAAAAAGAAGTAGTCTTAACTTATATTACAAAACAAAAAACTTCATTGTAAAGCCTGAATAGGATTACTACAACGATGAAGCGTAAAAAGAATAGATAAGGTTATACAAAAAAGAGGAGTAAAGTTTCCCTTACTCCTCAACAATGACAAACAATTAAAATACTATTTAATACCTTCTAATGCCTTCTTTGCAGTAGCATTTTCCGGATCTATAGACAAGATCTTATGCCAGTATTCTTTAGATTGAGGCATCAGATTCTGTATTAGATAATAATATCCCAAATAGCTGTAGCACTCAATAATAACTGGATTATAACGTGGTTCATTCTTAGCAATTAACAACGATACTACAGCTTCATAATAAGGTTTTGCCAACCCTTGAGTTGTCTCGGGATCCAAAGCAGAATTAGCACGTGCGCGCCAAAAAGAACCTAAATAACTATCTGGAGCTTTCTCTGCAATAACGGAGAAAACAGAATCAGCTTCAAGAAGAGATGCTTTCTTTTTAGCTGCATCAGTCAAACTAGTTGATGTACCTTCCGCATAATATAGTTTCCCTAATCGAAACATTAAATCAGGTGTTTGTTTTTCAGTCACGAGCGAAGCAAGATACTTTTTATAAGAGTTAATTGCCTCAGCATTATTATTCAAGCTTTCATAAGCATCCGCTATTTCACGCCACAAATCGGTTTTTAAACTATCTAAATCTAGAGCCTTCTTATATTCAACTATTGCTTCATCATATTTCTTTGATGCAGTAAGTAAATGCCCATAATACATATAATCTAGATAAGAAAAATCCGGTTTATCAGAATTGTTAAAGAAATTATCGGCAGCTTTCATTCCTTCTTCGTAACGCTTCAGGTCGGTATAATTATACATCAGCAAACGATTAAAGGCAGCATGACGAGTATTTTTTTGCGCTCCCATTTGAGCAACTTCTAGTGATTTAGCAAAGTCATGATTTAAAAAGAGAGCAAAAGCATACTTCATCAAATCATCTTCCGTTGCCACAGGAGTATTTATAAAACGAGCATATTCTTCAATAGCTTTATCAAAATGGTTATTCCTATAATATACGTCAGCCAATTCTTTATTAGCGGGAAGATAATCAGGAGCAAGTTCTTTCAAACGTACCAACATTTCTATTGCTTGTTCCGGACTTGCATCCTTGTAAACCTGGGCATATTTTAAATATGCTTCTTTGCAATTTGGGTCAAAATAAATAGCTTGCTCATAAAGTTGGCAAGCAGCACCCGCATCTTTGTTTAGTACAGCAATATCTCCTTCCAGTAGATAAATACCCGGATATTTATTATTCACCTTCTTTGCTTGCTGTAGATAAATCTCTGCATCAGATATTTTTCCGGCATCAAAATATACCCGCCCTATAGCAATCAACAGCTCAGAATCTTTCTTGTTTTTCCCTTTAAGTAATTGGCTCACTTCTTCCGAAGCTTGTTGGGAATTAGTTTCCACGAGCTCTTTTATTCGAGCTATACGCCCTTGTAATTCGGTATTAGCAGACTGAGCCAGAAGCGGACCAACGGCTACAAACATTCCTAAAATCAACAGTTGAATTCGTTTCATATCTATATTATTAAATTATTATTTGTCTTTCACATCTACCACACGCACAGGCTGAGTAGCCGGAACCAGTCCTGATTTCAAAATAATTCTCTGTCCTCTATCAGAAGTAAGGAATGAAGTGAACCCCCAAGGCAACGCATTACGAGGATCATTAAGCAAAACATAAATATTTCGTACCAACGGATAATCGCCATAGAATAAATAAGCTTGATAAGGCTTATAACTATTATCCAGTGTGGCCTTATTTTCAGTACTTACGGCCATCACTCTAATCCCTTTTCGGAAAGAGAGATTGGTCGTATCGCTACGATTTCCTAACCAATTTACACCAATTACGCCAATAGCCTCAGGCGTACAAGCTACATAGTTTATTACTTCCTGATTATTCTTTAATGCCTTCAAATCAGTAGATAAAGGCTTACCTTTACATATCGAGTCAGCCGCAAAACGAACTGTACTAGAGTTTTTATTATCAAAAACCAATTGAATAGCATTTAAAGGAGAAGCAGGATATATATCTTTCCAGTTTTTTGCTTCACCAATAAGCATTCTCTTTATATCACGCACACTGATTATTGAATCAGAATTTTTGCGATTCACAATAAATGCCAGCCCATCCGTAGCCAGTTTTATCTCGCGAGGAAAAAATTTGCGACTATGGAAGGAGTTCATTTCTTCTGAAGTCAGCGTACGTGTGGCAATAACCAAACGTACGCTATCCTTCAAAAGTAAATTAATTGCATCCACTTCAGTTGTATAACGAGGAACAATTCCAGCCAACGGATAAACCCCTTCAAACACATCTATTTCTTCCTGAACGATAGGTTGAAAACTTTCATCGACAGCAATTGCTATTACTCCCGACGCATAAGTATCTGTCAATCCATCTTTAGGTTTTTGATTACAGGCAGAAAATGCAGTCAAAGACAGGACAGCTATTAGCCAAAACTGTTTCATCATTATTATTGCAATCTAAATGTTATAGGTACTGTATATTTCACAGTCACGGGTTTGCCGTTCTGTTTTCCAGGAATCCATCTAGGCATTGAACGAATAACGCGTATAGCTTCCTTATCACAATAAGGATCAAGAGACTTAACAACTTGCACATCTCTTACTGTACCGTCTTTTCCAACAATGAACTGACAAATCACGCGCCCTTGGGTACCATTTTCCTGAGCTATAGTCGGATATTTAAGGTTTTTCCCAATAAAAGAGAGCAATTCTGCTTGTCCTCCAGGGAAAGTAGGCATCTGCTCTACCATATCAAAAACCTTCTCTTCCTCAACAGGAGCTTGTGTCACTACCTGTTTCAAATCTGCTATATCCTTACCGTTTGCTTCATCATTACCTTTCACATCAGCAATAGAAATAGAGACTTTCGTTTGAGTCAATTCTTCCTGACTCTTAATCTCGTCATCCTCATTTACCTCAGAATCCTTTTTAATAATAGGAGCAGTAAACTTAATTGAACTTTTTAACGCAGGAGGAGGAGGAGCTACAGGTTGAACTTTCTTCATCTCATCTGGAACCTCAGGTTCTTCTAATTGCGATAATGCAGTAACTTCTGTCATTTCTTCCTTCTGCTTTGGAGTAGCCAATTTGATAAGTGTAGGTATACTAAAACCAACCAAAGCAATAATAAGGACAATCAGCATTGCCAAATTATGACGTTTGGCAGACTCTCCACGCATCTTATATGCACCATAAGCCTTATTCTTGCCTTTAAAAATCAGCTCACACCACTCTAAAGATGTCAAATCTATTTTTGCCATTTATACTATTTTTTAGGTGTTAATTACTGCTCGGCAATATCTTTGGAAAGCCCGCCTTGAGTTTCAAAATTCTTCAGTAAGAATTTATCCGCATCGACAATATCCACAATTACATATTTACCTATATTGCATATTTGCATTTCATCCAGAGCATCTATCAGATTCTTATACGTAGATTCGTCAGTCGCCTTGATTATAACAACAGGTGTGTCTTTCCCGTTTTTAATTTCAGCAACTTGTTTAGTATATTCATCCGCAGATATTTTCAGATTCAGCTTTTGCTGCTTCAAATCATTTACTTTTTGAACAGCTTGTCTGTTACGTTTAAGAAGTAAAGCCCTCAAACCATCAGGCTTATAGGTTGTTTGTTTCAAAGAAGAATAATCCTTGTAGTCAGGTTCTCCTTCATAATAATACAATTTATCTTCACTTCCCAACAGTAAAGTGATAGCTTGTGAAGCTTTTACTTTAGTTTGCTGTTCTTCTGTTATATCCTTATCGTTACTCGGCATACTTATTTCCATCGTCTGAGGTTTGCTCAACGAGGTACAAAGCATAAAGAAAGTGATAAGTAGCATATTCATATCCACCATAGGCGTAAAATCCACACGAACGGTCATTTTCTTCTGCTTCCCTTTTCCACCTTTCTTATTGCCGCTTTCTTGTACTTCAGCACTCATAATTTATTCGTTTTATTAATTTTCAGAAGTCGTTTTCAGCGAAGTAATCAGGTTATAGCGGTTCTCCCTAAGATCCTGAAGTGAAGACATCACATTCTTGATAACAGAATAAGGAGTAGACTGGTCAGCTTTAATTGCTATACGTAAGTCAGCATTTACAGCACGAGCATTTCTCACCCACGCCTTAAACTGGTTGTCAACACTATCACAAGGGATGCCTTCATTCTTTAGAACGGCATCTTGTTTATCAGCCGGTAGGTCTAAATAAGTTTTCATGCTTTTGATAGGTACACCGAATGTAGCTGAAATCATGAATTTCTTCATCTGTTCAGGAGTAAAAGTTACTCCATATTCTTTTCCCACACCCTCCAACGTTGCTTTCAAGTCAGACTGCCTATCCAAGCTCATAAAGACCTTTCCACTCGGATCGATCAATATCTGCAAGATGTTAGTTTCCGGAATTTTAATTTCAGAAACTGATGCCGGAGTGGTAACCTCTACTGGTTCCTTTTTTACGAACGTAGACGTCAACATAAAAAAGGTTAATAACAGTACGGTAACGTCACTCATTGCAGTCATATCAATGAATGTACTCTTTTTTTTGATTTTTGCTCTACCCATAATTATAAGCGTTTTATTTTTAACCTCTTATTATTTATGAGTTGCTGCAAAAGTTTGTACGATTGAAAATCCAACTTCATCAAGGCTATAAGTCAATTTATCTATTTTATTAGTGTAGTAGTTATAAGAGATAACTGCTAAAGCACCTGTAAGGATACCAAAAGCGGTGTTGATCAACGCTTCTGAGATACCTTGAGACAGAGCCATTGAGTCACCAGACCCACCTGCCGCCAAAGCTGCAAAAGAACGAATCATACCAATTACAGTACCTAACAATCCCATCAAAGTACCCAATGTAGTAATTGTTGCGATGATCGGTAGATTTTGTTCCATCATAGGCAATTCCAATGCAGTTGCTTCTTCAAGTTCTTTTTGAATAGCCAGCAGTTTTTGTTCTTTAGACAAAGTTGCGTCATTCTCCATTTCTCCATATTTTTTAAGAGTTGAAGTAACAACATTTGCAACAGAACCTTGTTGCTTATCACAGATTATTTGTGCTTTCTTAAGATCACCAGCTGTAAGAGCCTCTTTGATGTTCTTAACGAATTTCACCAACGAACCTTTACCAAAAGCAGTACGAAGAGCAAAATAACGTTCAATGCTTAATGCAAGAACTGTAAGCAACAAAGTCTGAATAATCGGAACAATAAAACCACCTTTGTAGATTGTTCCTAAGAAGTCTCCCGGAAGTGGATGATTATTAGGGTCATTGTTCATAAAGTGAGATGGGTCACCTAATAAGAATTTGTAGATACACACTGCAATTATTAGACAGAAGAATATCACCAATCCTGCTGATCTGATACCTGTAAACGAAAAAGACTTTTTTTGATTAGTTTCCATAATGATTTTTAAAAAATTGTTATTTAATTAGAGTAAATACAGACAAAAGCAAGTCCGAGAGTTCATTAACTCATCAGCTCCCAACCATATAAGACAGAATATATAAATGTTGTTTTCTAAATTTGAATACGTTTTAATGCAAGAATGTAGGAATTACAAGTCATCATACTTGATGAGAAGTTATTGGAATAAAGAAATTTGCACTTATTCGCAACGAACGAAGTATCCATAATAGAAAGTTGCTTAATTATACTTTTAATCGCAGCATTAGAAGAATCTAGTATTTTACGCAAACGGAGCCCATTAAAGGAAGAAACCGATTCTGTAATAGGGTTTAAATCTAACACTGCATACAAAATCAAAGTATCTATGCTATTCGGAGTCAGTGCCGAAACATACTCATCCGAGAATTCAAAAGAAGAAGAAGAATCAGAAACAAAGCATATAGTATTAGCTTTGATGCTTGAAGATAGAATCAACAGCAAGAAGAACACTACAAACTTCACAAAGATATTCATTTTATTATTCATTATATTCTACGATAGAAATCTGCAGCAAAAATAATAAGTAATTTAATACTATATTCCTAATTCACATCTTTTAATCCCAATATAGTCACATTATTTGCAAATTTTCCATTCATAAATACAGAGGATGACATTTTAGTGTCTATTTCTCTTTAAATCTTTCAAATAGAAGCCCGATGAAGATTGCAACCACCTAATATAAATGAAAGGTTTTATCTTCACAAATCAGGCATAATCTTTGAACTTTTCCGATCACTGATTAGAAATAGTAGATCGATTTAAGGCTTTACTTTGTCTCTCTTTAATCGAACTTCAAATGCTGTCCATCAAAGCAATTTCGGGTGACAGAGCAGAGGATTTCATATAAATAAGGAGGATGACTCCCGCGTGGTCAGATCATCCGATGGGCGCCCGCCAAGGCGCTCTAGATTGTTTGATCTAGTTTTTGATGCTTCTTACAAGTATGCACTCCCCGCAAACAGAAAAACCCCCGCAAGGTATTAACTACCTGCGGGGGTTCCCTTCAAAACGGCGACTACCTACTCTCCCACTGTTACGCAGTACCATCGGCGTGATCAGGCTTAACTTCTCTGTTCGGAATGGGAAGAGGTGGAACCCTGATGCTATAGTCACCTGAATAAGGTTGACATGATGCAAACAAAAAGTATTTCAGTCGTAATAACTAAACGGATATATAAACCATACTTCGACGAAAGAAAGTGAACGGGCAATTAGTACCGCTCGGCTGTGGTATCTCTACCTGTACACCTGCGGCCTATCAACGTCATCGTCTTTGACGACCCTAAGAAATCTAATCTTGTGGCTGGCTTCGTACTTAGATGCTTTCAGCACTTATCCAATCCCGACTTAGCTACCCAGCGATGCACCTGGCGGCACAACTGGTAAACCAGAGGTCAGTCCAACACGGTCCTCTCGTACTAGTGTCAGAGCCACGCAAATTTCATACGCCCACGATAGATAGAGACCGAACTGTCTCACGACGTTCTGAACCCAGCTCGCGTGCCACTTTAATGGGCGAACAGCCCAACCCTTGGGACCTTCTCCAGCCCCAGGATGTGACGAGCCGACATCGAGGTGCCAAACCCCTCCGTCGATATGAGCTCTTGGGAGGGATCAGCCTGTTATCCCCGGAGTACCTTTTATCCTTTGAGCGATGTCCTTTCCATACAGAAACACCGGATCACTATGCTCTAGTTTCCTACCTGATCGACTTGTCGGTCTCCCAGTCAAGCACCCTTATGCCATTACACTCTGCGGACGGTTACCAATCGTCCTGAGGGTACCTTTAGAAGCCTCCGTTACACTTTTGGAGGCGACCACCCCAGTCAAACTACCCACCAAACAATGTCCCCGCATGAGCGGGTTAGAATTCAAATAATCAAAGGGCCGTATTTCAACAGCGACTCCACAAACACTAGCGTGCCCGCTTCAAAGTCTCCGGCCTATCCTACACATCAAGTACCCAAATTCAATGTTAAGCTATAGTAAAGGTTCACGGGGTCTTTTCGTCCCATCGCGGGTAATCGGCATCTTCACCGATACTACAATTTCACTGAGCTCACGGTTGAGACAGTGTCCAGATCATTACACCATTCGTGCAGGTCGGAACTTACCCGACAAGGAATTTCGCTACCTTAGGACCGTTATAGTTACGGCCGCCGTTTACTGGGGCTTCAATTCAACGCTTCTCTTGCGATGACATCTCCTCTTAACCTTCCAGCACCGGGCAGGTGTCAGGCTGTATACATGATCTTTCGATTTTGCACAGCCCTGTGTTTTTGTTAAACAGTTGCCTGGACCTATTCTCTGCGCCCTCCCATCACTGGGTAGGGACCCTTTATCCCGAAGTTACAGGGTCAATTTGCCTAGTTCCTTAACCGTGATTCACTCAAGCGCCTTAGTATATTCTACCCGACTACGTGTGTCCGTTTACGGTACGGGTACCTCAAGGATTAAGTTTAGCGGATTTTCTTGGAAGCATGCTTACACGCACTATTGGATTGTCACAAGGACGCTCCATACTATCAAGTTCGACTCTCACGGCGGATTTGCCTGCCATGATCAACATCTACACTCTTTAACGGGCTATTCCGTCAGCCCGCGGCGCTGTCACTACTCCGTCTCCACGTCACTCCTTAAGGTAGTAATGGAATATTAACCATTTCTGCCATCGACATCACCATTCGGCTGAGTCTTAGGACCCGACTAACCCTGATCCGATTAGCGTTGATCAGGAAACCTTAGTCTTTCGGCGAGGGGGTTTCCCACCCCCTTTATCGTTACTTATACCTACATTTGCTTTTCCACACGCTCCAACAAAGCTTACGCTTCATCTTCAACGCGGAGTGGAATGCTCCCCTACCAACCATTACTGGTTCCATAGCTTCGGTAAACCGCTTATGCCCGATTATTATCCACGCCAAACTCCTCGACTAGTGAGCTGTTACGCACTCTTTAAATGAATGGCTGCTTCCAAGCCAACATCCTAGCTGTCTTAGCAATCTGACTTCGTTAGTTCAACTCAGCGGTTATTTGGGGACCTTAGCTGATGGTCTGGATTCTTCTCCTCTCGGACGCGGACCTTAGCACCCGCGCCCTCACTCCTGTTCTAAAACTAATGCGCATTCGGAGTTTATCAAGACTTGATAGGCGGTGAAGCCCTCGCATCTAATCAGTCGCTCTACCTCACATTAGTAATAAACAAGGCTGCACCTAAATGCATTTCGGGGAGTACGAGCTATCTCCAAGTTTGATTAGCCTTTCACCCCCACCCTCAGCTCATCCGGAAGCTTTTCAACGCTTATCGGTTCGGTCCTCCAGTTAGTGTTACCTAACCTTCAACCTGGCCAAGGGTAGATCACTTGGTTTCGCGTCTACTCCTTCCGACTAAATCGCCCTATTAAGACTCGCTTTCGCTTCGGCTGCGGATTTCTAAATCCTTAACCTTGCCGGAAAAAGTAACTCGTAGGTTCATTATGCAAAAGGCACGCCGTCACAGCATATAGCTGCTCCGACCGCTTGTAGGCGCATGGTTTCAGGAACTATTTCACTCTTCTATTCGAAGTTCTTTTCACCTTTCCTTCACAGTACTGGTTCACTATCGGTCTCTCGGGAGTATTTAGCCTTACCGGATGGTCCCGGCAGATTCACACAGAATTTCTCGTGCTCCGCGCTACTCAGGATACCACTAGAGTGAATTAAACTTCGAATACCGGGTTATCACCGTCTACGACCAGACTTTCCAGACTGTTCTTCTCGTTTAATATCATCCCACAGCGTGGTCCTACAACCCCATATATGCCGTAACATACATGGTTTGGGCTATTCCGCGTTCGCTCGCCACTACTTACGGAATCATTATTTATTTTCTTTTCCTACAGGTACTAAGATGTTTCAGTTCCCTGCGTTAGCCTGCCACATAGTGGCATAACCGATCTTCAACCGGTTGGGTTGTCCCATTCGGAAATCTTCGGATCAAAGGTTATTTGCACCTACCCGAAGCTTATCGCAGCTTATCACGTCCTTCATCGCCTCCGAGAGCCAAGGCATCCGCCATGCGCCCTTGCTTACTTTCTTTCATCAAACACATGTCTAAAACTCATCGCTGAGTTTTATGACCGTATGGCTCGATATATACTTTTAGCTCTTACTAAAAATTACTTTTTGTTTTGTACATCATGTCAAAGATCGTTTTATGTCTGAACCTAAATTCAGACAAAGAGTGGAGAATAACGGATTCGAACCGTTGACCCTCTGCGTGCAAGGCAGATGCTCTAGCCAGCTGAGCTAATCCCCCGAATCAAGAGATTCGTAGTCCCAGGCAGAGTTGAACTGCCGACCTCTACATTATCAGTGTAGCGCTCTAACCAACTGAGCTATAGGACTGTGGACTGTGTTCAAACCCTTACCTTTCGGCTCGGCTTCTTTTGTTTCTCTTGTTTATCTCTTTATTTAATCTATATATTAAATAAACAAGTACAAATAGTACAATGGAGGAATCTTATTTTATTAAGACTCAAGTCTTCATCTAAAACCTTTTTACGAAATCACTCCAGAAAGGAGGTGTTCCAGCCGCACCTTCCGGTACGGCTACCTTGTTACGACTTAGCCCCAGTCACCAGTTTCACCCTAGGACGCTCCTTGCGGTTACGTACTTCAGGTGCCCCCGGCTCCCATGGCTTGACGGGCGGTGTGTACAAGGCCCGGGAACGTATTCACCGCGCCGTGGCTGATGCGCGATTACTAGCGAATCCAGCTTCACGAAGTCGGGTTGCAGACTTCGATCCGAACTGAGAGAGGTTTTTGGGATTAGCATCCGGTCGCCCGGTAGCTGCCTGTTGTACCCCCCATTGTAACACGTGTGTAGCCCCGGACGTAAGGGCCGTGCTGATTTGACGTCATCCCCACCTTCCTCGCATCTTACGACGGCAGTCTCATTAGAGTCCTCAGCATAACCTGTTAGTAACTAATGATAAGGGTTGCGCTCGTTATGGCACTTAAGCCGACACCTCACGGCACGAGCTGACGACAACCATGCAGCACCTTCACAGCGGCCTTACGGCTATACTATTTCTAATATATTCCACTGCAATTCAAGCCCGGGTAAGGTTCCTCGCGTATCATCGAATTAAACCACATGTTCCTCCGCTTGTGCGGGCCCCCGTCAATTCCTTTGAGTTTCACCGTTGCCGGCGTACTCCCCAGGTGGAATACTTAACGCTTTCGCTTAGCCGCTTACTGTATATCGCAAACAGCGAGTATTCATCGTTTACTGTGTGGACTACCAGGGTATCTAATCCTGTTTGATACCCACACTTTCGTGCCTCAGCGTCAGTTGTACCCCAGTGAGCTGCCTTCGCAATCGGAGTTCTTCGTGATATCTAAGCATTTCACCGCTACACCACGAATTCCGCCCACCTCTTGTACACTCAAGAATGACAGTATCAACTGCAATTTTAAGGTTGAGCCTCAAACTTTCACAACTGACTGATCATTCCGCCTACGCACCCTTTAAACCCAATAAATCCGGATAACGCTCGGATCCTCCGTATTACCGCGGCTGCTGGCACGGAGTTAGCCGATCCTTATTCGTAAGGTACATGCAAAGGGGAACACGTTCCCCGTTTTATTCCCTTATAAAAGAAGTTTACAACCCATAGGGCAGTCATCCTTCACGCTACTTGGCTGGTTCAGGCTAACGCCCATTGACCAATATTCCTCACTGCTGCCTCCCGTAGGAGTTTGGACCGTGTCTCAGTTCCAATGTGGGGGACCTTCCTCTCAGAACCCCTATCCATCGAAGACTTGGTGGGCCGTTACCCCGCCAACAATCTAATGGAACGCATCCCCATCATTTACCGGAATCC contains these protein-coding regions:
- a CDS encoding MotA/TolQ/ExbB proton channel family protein, whose protein sequence is METNQKKSFSFTGIRSAGLVIFFCLIIAVCIYKFLLGDPSHFMNNDPNNHPLPGDFLGTIYKGGFIVPIIQTLLLTVLALSIERYFALRTAFGKGSLVKFVKNIKEALTAGDLKKAQIICDKQQGSVANVVTSTLKKYGEMENDATLSKEQKLLAIQKELEEATALELPMMEQNLPIIATITTLGTLMGLLGTVIGMIRSFAALAAGGSGDSMALSQGISEALINTAFGILTGALAVISYNYYTNKIDKLTYSLDEVGFSIVQTFAATHK